CGCGAGTTCTTTAAGAGTCATGCCTGTATCCACGTGTTTTTCTGTAATAGGGTTATAGTTCACAAGGTCATCGCGCGTATAAAAGATTCGCTCGTTGAGATCTTCAATTGATTTCTGCTGTAAAAGTGCACCGACAGCAAGCGCTTTATGAGTAGACGTATAAGCAAAACGCTCGTCCGGGTGATACGTTACCGTTTTATTTGTACCGGTATCTAATGCATAAATGCCAAGATTCGCATCATATTTTTCTTCAAGCTTAGCAAACTCTCGATCACTTTTAGTTTCTTGTTTTTGACACTTCACCGTTTCAGCCTGTACTCCGCTGCTTGAAAAGCCTACAACCGCCGCGCATGATAGAGCCAGTGCAGGCATCATTTTTTTAAGCTTTGAAGTGTAAAACATCTCTTTCCATCTCTTCATTACCTTTCAACACCTTTCCAAAAAGTATTTAGTATGTAGTCTCTTAGGTAGAGGTTACCAACAATTCTATTTTATCAATTGTTTACTCTCACAAACATGATAGTTTTATCACATTTATATAATAAAGTACCCGATAATGAAGAATAACTAGCATACCACCTATTAATAAATTTAAAATACCGGCGGCGTAACGGAAAATAAAATAACGGCTTTCTCATCAAACGGATTGTCCCATTTGTGCTTAAGATGCGAAGGGATTTTGACGCTATCTTCTTTTTCTAGCACGTATACTTCCTCGTCCAAATACACTTTAATTTTTCCTTCTAAAACGTATGCCACTTCCTCCCCTTTATGCGCTAAAGGAGTTTCAGATGAAGACATCATGGGAGGGACTTCCATAATCGCCGTAGCTAGATTTCCAGTAAAATCTGGTGATACTAGCGAATACGTTAACTCTTTTACCTTCATCGTTTTACGCTCGTTTGACCGTACGACTAA
The genomic region above belongs to Priestia megaterium and contains:
- a CDS encoding helix-turn-helix domain-containing protein; its protein translation is MENIDIGKKVEKFRKEKGLSSRELAKLADVTPSMLSQIERGLANPSISTLKILAKCLDVPTFSFLLEDINTSHLVVRSNERKTMKVKELTYSLVSPDFTGNLATAIMEVPPMMSSSETPLAHKGEEVAYVLEGKIKVYLDEEVYVLEKEDSVKIPSHLKHKWDNPFDEKAVILFSVTPPVF